From the Candidatus Zixiibacteriota bacterium genome, the window AAGCTGGGGCTTTTTTCGACCATGCAGGTCTATCCCAAAAAGAACACGGAAAACGAAAATTCCTCCAAGGCGGCTGTTCTCGATCAGACGGCGTTGGAGAAGTTGTCGCAGTTGCATGGGGTCAACCTGGCTTACCCTTATGATGCATTCACGGTTACGGCGACGGTTGATGATTCGGTCATAACAAGCAAAGCACAAGCGCTTGGCACCGAGGCGCTCCGGACAAAGCTTTTTTCGGGAATTCTGGCCGGTGAACCGTTTGCCGATGACAGCGCCCGCGAGGTTCTGGTGACCAAATGGCTGCTGGACACTCTGAAGTTAGGCAGTCCCGATTCCGTCCTCGGCAAAAAATTGGTGCTCGCCATGCGGGTTTCAAGTATCGATAGTGGCCTGGCCCATATTCTGGCGGATGAGGGGAAGACAGTGCGCGACCGTTTAGAGAAAATAGCTTTTGACTCGTTGCGCTATGAGTCGTATCGACAGCGGACTATTCGGGGGGAAGTGAACGGTGCCATCAGAAGATTCCTGAACGGGTTCCTGAATGCCCGCGATGAAATCCGCGACACTTTTACTATCTGCGGCGTTCTGGGGCAGGAGCATATGGGGGGATTGCGGATCGAGCCGATAATCGTGCCGACCGCCACAGCGCTCAAGTTCAGCAGTTCCGGTTTCAGCAGCGATCCGGCCGAGCTTTTTACCGCCATGAGCAGCGGCACACTTTTGCCGGCGGAGGGTGAAACCGACGCCCGAAGTTTCAGTCAGGTGACACTGGACCTTGACCCACGAGTGCCGTTCAAGCTTGTAAAAGATTCGGTCGAGGCGATGGGGTTCCGTGCGTTCAGTTTTGCCGAACAGTTCAGCGAGATACAAAAATTCTTTTTCTATTTCGACCTAGCCCTGGGGGTAATCGGATTGATTGCACTGGTTACCGCCTCGCTGGGAATAATCAATACCATGGTAATGTCGATTCTGGAGCGGAAACGTGAGATTGGGGTCCTCAAGTCGTTGGGCGCGGATGACAGCGACATTCGTTTCCTCTTTCTGGTCGAATCGGGTGTGATCGGCGCCATCGGCGCATCCGCCGGGATATTTTTCGGGTGGGTTATCACCAGAGTGGCCTCGGGCATGGCGCATATCGTAATGCAGCGCGAGGGAATCCCGCCGATGGAACTCTTTGCTCTCCCGCTCTGGTTGATTCTAATCGCACTGGCGATCGGTATCGGGGTGAGTCTTCTGGCAGGCGCATACCCGGCCGGTCGGGCGGCGCATGTCGATCCGGTCGAGGCGTTGAGAAACGACTAGTGCTGCCATAAATTCTTTCATTTCGGAAAATCATTAAACTGGAGTGCCAATTGCCAAAAGATCCCTCGCGGCAATATCGCTGAAAGAGGAGATGTTATCGTGCAATGTAAAAGAGATCGAAAACGCCGGGTTTCCGACCTGTCATATTCTATAACTCCCGTTCCAGTCTCGATTGTAGCCTTAATAAGGCCGGAGTTGCCACTCAGGATTATTCCGGAAGATACTTTATTACAACCGTGAAAGTATCGGATCCAAGATCGATTACATTCATCAAGATTAGCGTATCGCCTGTTATATTCCAAATACCGGAGGATGTATCAATTGTCGGTTCCGGGATGCCGTTGGTAATTTTCATTATGATCTTAAGAGTATCGCTCTTGACCCATAAAGTCCCGCTCCGGGTAAAGACTACCTGGCTGTTGTAGGTCTCGGCGCTGTTCCATGTATCGTTGGAGTGAAATGTAACAGATCCTGCCTGGGAAGTATCGGTCATGCTGATCTCGGCAAATGATCCTATCGGAACCCCGTCCTGCGTGCCTGAGTGATACCACCACGTGCCGACAAGATT encodes:
- a CDS encoding ABC transporter permease, with translation MTFRDKLAVSIGNLLRMKLRTFLTTSGVVIAIAAFVSMLSFGAGNQKYITEQFDKLGLFSTMQVYPKKNTENENSSKAAVLDQTALEKLSQLHGVNLAYPYDAFTVTATVDDSVITSKAQALGTEALRTKLFSGILAGEPFADDSAREVLVTKWLLDTLKLGSPDSVLGKKLVLAMRVSSIDSGLAHILADEGKTVRDRLEKIAFDSLRYESYRQRTIRGEVNGAIRRFLNGFLNARDEIRDTFTICGVLGQEHMGGLRIEPIIVPTATALKFSSSGFSSDPAELFTAMSSGTLLPAEGETDARSFSQVTLDLDPRVPFKLVKDSVEAMGFRAFSFAEQFSEIQKFFFYFDLALGVIGLIALVTASLGIINTMVMSILERKREIGVLKSLGADDSDIRFLFLVESGVIGAIGASAGIFFGWVITRVASGMAHIVMQREGIPPMELFALPLWLILIALAIGIGVSLLAGAYPAGRAAHVDPVEALRND